A stretch of the Ptychodera flava strain L36383 chromosome 18, AS_Pfla_20210202, whole genome shotgun sequence genome encodes the following:
- the LOC139117486 gene encoding uncharacterized protein, producing MATDLTKYRCRKCRQFLFDDRCVAPSHGALGPCGERSTLWYLNDENDDFLPSWIQKQINQGSWTKGKILCPKCKGRLGSYDFIAVNMCSCGESNTPNIQICKSRVDVSFDQALSNRISTTVLPRRQMNLNLMLDNDETPLYHERFMFADDVIIPSQESAAAVQDITTLSGTATAEDGRVTQDQVTFTNSHDLLLAGVSHFENDNRDIISQQQQTVTNRPSTDITVQPRTHRSIKRQSDPSMGNSNFTMQEKSTQTHESIESVQSCSHAQFRQSVGDTLTGTEFRELQQLCESFEQFDNHQDSVNEFNDLSNTMQTNQVAQTLLSAIPLVLRNDGNRDANDEDSHSVRQMSRRRRKNRLRQLRRRAKKRGRSLDGRSGYSVLQEIDQQRKTRILRQILRVMLRQPLLPCLLRCVF from the exons ATGGCAACAGACTTGACAAAGTATAGATGCAGGAAATGTCGACAGTTCCTCTTTGATGATCGGTGTGTAGCTCCTTCCCATGGTGCATTGGGGCCATGCGGTGAGAGAAGTACATTGTGGTAcctaaatgatgaaaatgatgatttttTACCAAGCTGGATTCAGAAACAGATCAATCAG GGTAGTTGGACAAAAGGCAAGATTTTGTGTCCCAAATGCAAGGGAAGACTTGGGTCCTATGATTTCATTGCAGTAAACATGTGCAGCTGTGGTGAAAGCAACACACCAAATATACAGATATGTAAAAGTAGAGTGGATGTCAGCTTTGACCAAGCATTATCCAATAGGATTAGCACAACTGTGTTGCCAAGGAGACAgatgaatttgaatttgatgcTGGACAATGATGAAACACCCCTCTACCATGAAAGATTTATGTTTGCTGATGATGTCATAATTCCTAGTCAGGAAAGTGCTGCTGCAGTGCAAGACATTACGACACTCAGTGGTACGGCAACTGCTGAGGATGGCAGAGTCACTCAAGATCAGGTCACATTTACTAATTCTCATGACCTTCTCCTGGCTGGAGTtagccattttgaaaatgataacaGAGATATAATATCTCAGCAGCAGCAAACTGTTACAAATAGACCATCCACAGATATCACGGTGCAGCCAAGAACTCATCGATCCATCAAACGGCAAAGTGATCCCAGCATGGGTAATTCTAACTTCACCATGCAAGAAAAATCAACACAGACCCATGAAAGTATAGAGTCAGTTCAAAGCTGCAGCCATGCTCAGTTCAGACAATCTGTCGGTGACACTTTGACGGGTACTGAATTTCGGGAACTTCAGCAACTTTGTGAAAGTTTCGAACAGTTTGATAATCACCAAGATTCTGTCAATGAATTCAATGATTTGTCTAATACTATGCAAACAAACCAAGTTGCACAGACGCTGCTGTCCGCAATACCTTTGGTGCTACGTAATGATGGAAACCGAGATGCAAATGATGAAGACTCACATAGCGTGAGGCAAATGAGCAGAAGGAGACGAAAAAACAGGTTACGACAATTGAGAAGGAGAGCCAAGAAGAGAGGAAGATCTCTTGATGGCAGAAGTGGTTATTCAGTTCTACAG
- the LOC139117487 gene encoding uncharacterized protein isoform X1 has protein sequence MEWILRLGAILCLVPFTASAPVQTGLKLQSRRDVTVAEDPSPREKVLLLQKKLGDLQRNLQVLEGTFDSEKRSSPLNGEDDIAEALEQAVGIRLGKIDENDDGDPFGKISGNIDSDGQQAMFGQELMAQGNAHYKVDNGALGDAQDGLTSDERELLHMLKEKQEGKSREDVLRQFLEARVSDREVGEANGISQDPQQVKGVPLSAEIAELERGDQSERDVLINPEPRHSGITSNGYFVNHPFAESELGPVKDTLDISARARDDAVGDTELEQIRDAQLADIEEKLFSDLKDAMDHGVSLHDLVNDISEKEKVSLQREALLLAEQLADAQREIEKLQLNAE, from the exons ATGGAATGGATTTTAAGACTAGGTGCAATTCTCTGTTTGGTGCCCTTCACAGCGTCGGCTCCAGTTCAAACAG GTCTTAAACTTCAAAGTAGACGTGACGTCACCGTGGCTGAAGACCCATCACCAAGAGAAAAG gtacttCTGCTACAGAAAAAG CTTGGTGATCTCCAAAGAAAT CTCCAAGTACTTGAAGGTACTTTTGACAGTGAAAAACGATCATCGCCTTTAAACGGAGAAGATGATATAGCTGAAGCGCTTGAACAAGCTGTTGGAATTCGTCTTGGAAAGATTGATGAAAACGACGATGGCGACCCCTTTGGAAAAATTAGTGGAAATATTGATTCCGATGGTCAACAGGCCATGTTTGGTCAAGAATTAATGGCTCAAGGAAATGCCCACTATAAAGTGGACAATGGTGCCCTAGGCGATGCACAGGATGGGTTGACGTCAGACGAGAGAGAATTACTTCAT ATGTTAAAAGAAAAACAGGAAGGAAAATCACGCGAAGATGTTTTGAGACAGTTTCTTGAAGCACGAGTATCCGACAGGGAAGTGGGAGAAGCCAATGGCATATCACAGGATCCACAACAGGTGAAAG GTGTTCCACTGTCAGCCGAAATCGCAGAGTTAGAAAGAGGCGACCAGTCAGAGCGTGATGTACTTATCAACCCTGAGCCAAGACACTCCGGTATTACTTCTAACGGTTATTTTGTGAATCATCCGTTTGCCGAGAGTGAGCTTGGGCCCGTGAAAG ATACGCTAGATATTAGTGCCAGGGCGAGAGATGACGCAGTGGGCGACACAGAACTTGAACAGATTAGAGATG CTCAATTGGCAGACATCGAAGAAAAGTTATTTTCTGATTTAAAGGACGCGATGGATCACGGAGTGAGTCTGCACGATCTTGTAAATGACATCAGTGAGAAAGAAAAAg TTTCATTGCAGAGGGAAGCATTACTGCTTGCTGAGCAGCTAGCAGACGCACAGAGGGAAATTGAAAAGCTACAACTGAACGCTGAGTAA
- the LOC139117487 gene encoding uncharacterized protein isoform X2, translated as MEWILRLGAILCLVPFTASAPVQTGLKLQSRRDVTVAEDPSPREKVLLLQKKLGDLQRNLQVLEGTFDSEKRSSPLNGEDDIAEALEQAVGIRLGKIDENDDGDPFGKISGNIDSDGQQAMFGQELMAQGNAHYKVDNGALGDAQDGLTSDERELLHMLKEKQEGKSREDVLRQFLEARVSDREVGEANGISQDPQQVKGVPLSAEIAELERGDQSERDVLINPEPRHSGITSNGYFVNHPFAESELGPVKAQLADIEEKLFSDLKDAMDHGVSLHDLVNDISEKEKVSLQREALLLAEQLADAQREIEKLQLNAE; from the exons ATGGAATGGATTTTAAGACTAGGTGCAATTCTCTGTTTGGTGCCCTTCACAGCGTCGGCTCCAGTTCAAACAG GTCTTAAACTTCAAAGTAGACGTGACGTCACCGTGGCTGAAGACCCATCACCAAGAGAAAAG gtacttCTGCTACAGAAAAAG CTTGGTGATCTCCAAAGAAAT CTCCAAGTACTTGAAGGTACTTTTGACAGTGAAAAACGATCATCGCCTTTAAACGGAGAAGATGATATAGCTGAAGCGCTTGAACAAGCTGTTGGAATTCGTCTTGGAAAGATTGATGAAAACGACGATGGCGACCCCTTTGGAAAAATTAGTGGAAATATTGATTCCGATGGTCAACAGGCCATGTTTGGTCAAGAATTAATGGCTCAAGGAAATGCCCACTATAAAGTGGACAATGGTGCCCTAGGCGATGCACAGGATGGGTTGACGTCAGACGAGAGAGAATTACTTCAT ATGTTAAAAGAAAAACAGGAAGGAAAATCACGCGAAGATGTTTTGAGACAGTTTCTTGAAGCACGAGTATCCGACAGGGAAGTGGGAGAAGCCAATGGCATATCACAGGATCCACAACAGGTGAAAG GTGTTCCACTGTCAGCCGAAATCGCAGAGTTAGAAAGAGGCGACCAGTCAGAGCGTGATGTACTTATCAACCCTGAGCCAAGACACTCCGGTATTACTTCTAACGGTTATTTTGTGAATCATCCGTTTGCCGAGAGTGAGCTTGGGCCCGTGAAAG CTCAATTGGCAGACATCGAAGAAAAGTTATTTTCTGATTTAAAGGACGCGATGGATCACGGAGTGAGTCTGCACGATCTTGTAAATGACATCAGTGAGAAAGAAAAAg TTTCATTGCAGAGGGAAGCATTACTGCTTGCTGAGCAGCTAGCAGACGCACAGAGGGAAATTGAAAAGCTACAACTGAACGCTGAGTAA